The Arabidopsis thaliana chromosome 5, partial sequence genomic interval gtAAAGAGATAGATTCCGTTGACTTCTTTTCATAATCCAGTTCTGCACACTTTACTTTCTGATCCATGGGCCCTAGAATCTGAGCCTGACGTCTGTTGCGGTTGATACGTCACCGTTTCTTACTTCGTTTATCTTCTCTCCAAACGACGCCATTTCTccttcccttcttcttcttcctctttagTCTTTTTCATTTGATCGCTGGAAATGAAAACTTTTCCTCTCATCACTCATCTCTCTTCTTAAAGATTCCTTCTTTGCTTCACGAAACTAAACCGAACCCTGATTTCCCTTTCTTACATGCTCAATTATCTTCAATTTTCGTTTAATTCTTAGGGGTTTTAGTCATTTTCGATCGTTCAATTCCATGTCCGGCAAAGGTCTATCTCCGGCGCCGTTCAACGCGCAGCCGATGATTGTCCAAGATGCTGACCCGTTACGTTTTCGGGTCGGCGAACAGGATCCTAAAACCCGTGAATTCGCTGCCTTTATCGGCGACCACCGGTATTTCGcggcagcagcagcagcagccgCCGCAGCTAATCCACATCCTCATCTCGAGTTCCGTCAGAATTTCTACTCGGAGAAACCCATTATCGGAAACCCTAACGACAGTGGTGGATCCGACGGCGAGGATGACGTTGacgtggaagaagaagacgaggatGATGACTTAGACGGAAACGAAGGTGACATCGGCATGAACAAAGACGCTGGTGAAGATTCTGTATCTGCAGGAGCTGGTATGAGAATCACacaaagtttatgtttttttgggaaTTCTAGTTTTGAAAAGTTTCTACTTTTGGAGTATTGAGGCAGTGGACTAAAATGGTAATGCAGTGATAGTGGTTGGACAAGACAACGCAGCTTACTATTCCCAGCATTTTAAGACAGTGGAAGCGAGTTTTGTTTCTAGGAATGAGGAATCATCAATCGCTGCGGATAATGGGTGTGATTTCAGTGGCAGAAGagacctttcttcttcttcgagcAATTCGATCGAGTCATTGAGAACCATTTTGTCTGATCCTACAACgtatgttctttttgttttggcttgGTTTTTACGGGGTTTTTTGGTGGTCTTAAGGTCGGTATTGAGCTTATATGATTCTGTTCTAAACTCTTGAAATTCGTTTAGTTCTTGAATTATCCATTAATGAGCATAGATGTAGCACTTTCTGAATCTTGGTATAGTGATATATATGGTTCCGTTTAATCTATAGCCTATATTGTGTTAAATGTGATTCTCTTTGCACAATTGTAGAGGCTCTTTGATGGCTGATGCTATGATTTTACCTTGCGGACACACTTTTGGAGCTGGAGGGATAGAACAAGTTAAACAGATGGTACAAAGTTTTGCTAGCACAagctcttctttttctcttgctTTTGGCTCATTTCTTTTGCTTATGGAATCTATTTTCCGTCGTGTTCTTAGAAAGCTTGTTGCACATGTTCACAACCAGTCTCAGAAGACTCGATAACCCCAAATCTCAGTCAGTGAATTActtgtgttcttgatttttgtatttggtATTGTCTGAGAGAACTCCTTGTCATTATTTTCTCTCGATGTTTTCGCAGCTTTACGAGTTGCGGTACAAGCATTCTGCCGAGAAGAGAATTCACAGTCAAACCATCCATCTAAGAGAAAACGAGAAGGATTTGATCAAGTAAATTCAATACTACTATACATATGACCTCTCacatttgtttatgtttcaaaCAAGAGGTTCCTTTTCCATATACACAGGAGAGACGCGCATTTGGTGTCACGAATCATTCAGGTCgttcaagaaacaaaagtaaccATTTCCCATTTGCTGTGGCAGATCGAGTTATAATAAAGGTCagtcctttcttcttttccccTGCATTGTTTTCTGTATCGTAGGTATGTTCTTATAATGGAAGATTGTGAGAGTTGCTAACCGTTGGAGTAAAACGTGAAATCAGGGAAATAAGAGGACACCACCTCGTTTTGTTGGCCGGGAAGCTGTTGTGACTACTCAATGCTTAAATGGCTGGTAAAGtctcatttctttctttgattcacTAAGTTTAGATTCTTTCTCACTGCAAACTTTAAAGACATCACCTTAATAACCTTGAGCAAATATCTATACCAACTTTTGTATAAATTTTCTGTAACTTCAGAGCTCATTTGCTACATAAAACTATATTGCAGGTATGTGGTGAAAACACTGGACAACGCAGAGAGTGTGAAGCTTCAGTATCGTTCATTGGCTAAAGCTCCAGAAGATCCATCAGCTAAAGCAACACCAAACAAGATGGTCTCTAACTGGCTCTAAACAAACCAACCTTGTTTACAACATGATGACACCAGTTTCTGCTCCTAGGTTCGCTATGTAAGAACCCAAAAAAACTTGTCTACAGATCCAGATCACTGTTACATATTGTAAAATGTAGTAGTTACTCCATGTAAGAGGTTTGAGGAAATCAGTCTTAGTGAAATATCCAAACTTTGAATAGCCAGAACATATTAGGATCATAATACAATACACTGTTGTCTCAAGATTACTTCCTTATTCAAGAAGAGATGTTTATAAACTATCAGATCTTAACTAATTTAGCATACCAAGGTTCTTACTGTAAAACAAATGGCTGAAAAATGAATCTATAAAAGGAAACAGGAAAAGTAAAAGCTCCTAGTGTTACAAATGgatattacaaagaaaaactctgCTATGAAAGTTTACACTAAAGTAACTGAgaaaaagttttcaactaaAAAGCTTAAATCAGATCCTGGTCAGAAGTTTTAAGGAATTCAGCTACAGGTTATGTTCTCCTCTAGAAAACTGCAGGTCGAGTATATAGAGGCTGCAGCTGCTTTAATGACTAAATCCTTATCTGAGATCAGCGCGTTTGCAGCTCTGCAACACAATTTGGACAGCAGGTAACTAAAAAACTTGGATTGGGGAAACATATTCAACTGGTAATGAGACGAATAGGTAGTGAAATGGACATACCTAGAGTCCAATGGCATCCCTAACTGTAAGAAATTCTGACCAGAACTCAAGCTCAAGTGTTGCAGACCTTCATCACAATGTGATTGCATATATCTCACTTGGTTTAACCAGCTTTCCTGAATATTTGCAGAGTCCACAAACTCCATATCAGatgcaaattaaaaaaaaaggtaagatGCGTGGTAAAGATATCTTAACTATATTTACCAATTGTGACTCTTCTTCTGATAGCTTGTGTTCGAGTTGCTTAAACAGAGTCATCCATCTGCTCTTATGGATATCGACTGTTGAAGCCTTCGAAGCCCCACCAAGGAGTAGAGTTGGGTCATTTTCTTGATCAGCTGGAAACTCTTTCCTTATTAAGTGAGGTAACTCTATCGTGACAACTGCACGAACCCTCTTCCTGCTACGTCGAAGAGCTGAAAAGAACAATAAGGACATTTAATGAACAATCAAGTACTAAAGTTTTCGTAGCATTAATGACCATATAAGAGTTTTGGTTACCAGAAACACGGCCTTTGATGTCCTGATGAAGCAATTCCAACCATTGAGAAGCTACTGTAGCCGCTGCAAATCAAAGATGAAAATCCATCTAAGCCACATATGATAGTATAAAACCATGCACATTGTGTATTGAATTAAAGAACATACCATTAACAGTGAGAACACTAGCACTGTTAAGATCTGATGCGTCCTCACTCGACAAGGAACTGTCATTTTCTGAGAACTTACCTGCCACCTGAAACCTCGACCTAACtgtattgttttcttcactGAACTCATCATCAGCGCATTTCTCGGCGTAGTAGCGCATAGAGTACATATCTTTAGGCAAGGCATACTGGAATACTTGGTAAAATTCAGATCTGCAGGCATCTCCCAAGTTTTTCCTAGGACTCCCATCTGCACTATTACTATGCCTCAATGTAGAATGATAGTTTCCAGCATCTCTTTCAGACTTGACAATGTTTTCGATAATGGAAAGTActtgctttttgtttctcacaTGGTTAATAATTCCAGGGTTCAATTCGTTAAGCAGTCCGCTAGGAGCAGCAAGCCTAGCAAACCTGTCAACTTCTTCCTTCctttctatctttctcttcttcgccACTGCAGCGTCATTATTAATCTTGGTTTTGCGTCCACGTTTCTTTGGAGCCGGTATCCCTCCATGAGAAGATGATATGAGACAGCTACTTGATGTCGTTGAAATCCCACCATTCGGATTAGAGAGATACCCGTTCTGTTTCATCTCTGTCCAAACCTTCATTGGATCTCTTTTGGCTACAGAACCATTGGAACTCCCACACTCTGAATAAACATCCATTGAACTAGTTTTCTGGCTTATCCTAGAGGAGCAAACCGAAGTTAAATCATCATTCAAGCAGCTGGAAACAGCATCCGCATTATCACATCTCTTAAGCAAAGCTCGCTTATCACAATCAACATCAGTGTTGAGAACAAGCTTACTGGAAGAAGACTTAACCTCTTGACCCACCAACAGTTCAGTCTTAATATTCTTCCCTTCTGTAACAAAACTCTCTGAAACTTTACCAACTTGAGACATGCCATTGGCTTTTTCAACGTCTTTAGAACCATGAACAGTGTTACCTGTACTTCAAAATACATTTCAAGGGCTATTAGAGGTAAAAGTGATTCAGAGTTTAGGTTACATATTCTATGCCTTGTTCTAAACTTCAAACTCAATTCAAACTGAGTGAAATTGGTTCGAGTAGTAACAGTAAAATTACCTGAATTTAGAGTTGGTGTAACAGGTTCAATTTTACTCAACTCCTGTCTTTCATCCAATTCATTGCCGCCGATCTAAAATCCCagaaattgaaaaagtaaAGCAATGTATAATTAGATcgagaaattgaaagaaaaaatatatcacataAATTCAACGAACcccagagaagaagaagaagtaaagaagTTACCTTTAAGTCGGATCTGGGAATCGGAGAACACCCTCCAGAAACAGCGTCGTGTTCTTCCATGGCGGCTCAATTAAAAACCTCGAAAGCAAACCTAGAAATTTACCCACGAAGATTtgacacaaaacaaaagccgCGAAATTTCGAGAAATTGGAGATAAACCCCAGAAAATGGTGATTACAGATTCTCTGAATCCTCGAGGGAAAATACTCAAAAAGGAGACCGAGGGTTCGGGTGATGAAGTCTAGGGTTTAAAGATCTGATGGTCAATTAGTAAAGATTGGAATGTTCGATTTTGAGACCCTAGAATTGGAgaagagggaagaagaagaagaagaaagaggtgaGAAGAGCGCGCGATGTCTGCgttgttttaataatttctgacaaacaacaaatatgtttgttttttttggggttttttttgttttctggatGGATCTTTTGAggtttttcaaattcaaacaagACTTAAACGCGATTTGGAGGGAATAGTATATTTGGGCCTTTATAATCGAATCTTTTGTATCAAATTCGTAAAGGCctttttcacttcttttttaataaaccaACTACTTAAACCGTATATTACGAGAAGGCTCCTCTTGCCATTTGAACTTTCAATTTAAGTAACAGATTTATAAGTATTAATTGCATGAATATTGTGAAATCTTTTGTTATTCAATTGtgtattttggaaaataatattcattgtaaatttgtaatctACAATTAATACATTAAGACACTTGTTATTCTACCtccatttaattttgtta includes:
- a CDS encoding RING/U-box superfamily protein (RING/U-box superfamily protein; FUNCTIONS IN: ubiquitin-protein ligase activity; INVOLVED IN: protein ubiquitination; LOCATED IN: ubiquitin ligase complex; EXPRESSED IN: 22 plant structures; EXPRESSED DURING: 12 growth stages; CONTAINS InterPro DOMAIN/s: U box domain (InterPro:IPR003613); BEST Arabidopsis thaliana protein match is: RING/U-box superfamily protein (TAIR:AT2G40640.1); Has 107 Blast hits to 107 proteins in 24 species: Archae - 0; Bacteria - 4; Metazoa - 14; Fungi - 6; Plants - 79; Viruses - 0; Other Eukaryotes - 4 (source: NCBI BLink).); the protein is MSGKGLSPAPFNAQPMIVQDADPLRFRVGEQDPKTREFAAFIGDHRYFAAAAAAAAAANPHPHLEFRQNFYSEKPIIGNPNDSGGSDGEDDVDVEEEDEDDDLDGNEGDIGMNKDAGEDSVSAGAVIVVGQDNAAYYSQHFKTVEASFVSRNEESSIAADNGCDFSGRRDLSSSSSNSIESLRTILSDPTTGSLMADAMILPCGHTFGAGGIEQVKQMKACCTCSQPVSEDSITPNLTLRVAVQAFCREENSQSNHPSKRKREGFDQERRAFGVTNHSGRSRNKSNHFPFAVADRVIIKGNKRTPPRFVGREAVVTTQCLNGWYVVKTLDNAESVKLQYRSLAKAPEDPSAKATPNKMVSNWL
- a CDS encoding cation-transporting ATPase (Uncharacterised conserved protein (UCP030365); CONTAINS InterPro DOMAIN/s: Uncharacterised conserved protein UCP030365 (InterPro:IPR016953); BEST Arabidopsis thaliana protein match is: Uncharacterised conserved protein (UCP030365) (TAIR:AT2G40630.1); Has 61 Blast hits to 59 proteins in 16 species: Archae - 0; Bacteria - 0; Metazoa - 0; Fungi - 2; Plants - 59; Viruses - 0; Other Eukaryotes - 0 (source: NCBI BLink).) — protein: MEEHDAVSGGCSPIPRSDLKIGGNELDERQELSKIEPVTPTLNSGNTVHGSKDVEKANGMSQVGKVSESFVTEGKNIKTELLVGQEVKSSSSKLVLNTDVDCDKRALLKRCDNADAVSSCLNDDLTSVCSSRISQKTSSMDVYSECGSSNGSVAKRDPMKVWTEMKQNGYLSNPNGGISTTSSSCLISSSHGGIPAPKKRGRKTKINNDAAVAKKRKIERKEEVDRFARLAAPSGLLNELNPGIINHVRNKKQVLSIIENIVKSERDAGNYHSTLRHSNSADGSPRKNLGDACRSEFYQVFQYALPKDMYSMRYYAEKCADDEFSEENNTVRSRFQVAGKFSENDSSLSSEDASDLNSASVLTVNAATVASQWLELLHQDIKGRVSALRRSRKRVRAVVTIELPHLIRKEFPADQENDPTLLLGGASKASTVDIHKSRWMTLFKQLEHKLSEEESQLESWLNQVRYMQSHCDEGLQHLSLSSGQNFLQLGMPLDSRAANALISDKDLVIKAAAASIYSTCSFLEENITCS
- a CDS encoding cation-transporting ATPase translates to MSQVGKVSESFVTEGKNIKTELLVGQEVKSSSSKLVLNTDVDCDKRALLKRCDNADAVSSCLNDDLTSVCSSRISQKTSSMDVYSECGSSNGSVAKRDPMKVWTEMKQNGYLSNPNGGISTTSSSCLISSSHGGIPAPKKRGRKTKINNDAAVAKKRKIERKEEVDRFARLAAPSGLLNELNPGIINHVRNKKQVLSIIENIVKSERDAGNYHSTLRHSNSADGSPRKNLGDACRSEFYQVFQYALPKDMYSMRYYAEKCADDEFSEENNTVRSRFQVAGKFSENDSSLSSEDASDLNSASVLTVNAATVASQWLELLHQDIKGRVSALRRSRKRVRAVVTIELPHLIRKEFPADQENDPTLLLGGASKASTVDIHKSRWMTLFKQLEHKLSEEESQLESWLNQVRYMQSHCDEGLQHLSLSSGQNFLQLGMPLDSRAANALISDKDLVIKAAAASIYSTCSFLEENITCS